In the genome of Quercus robur chromosome 3, dhQueRobu3.1, whole genome shotgun sequence, one region contains:
- the LOC126719392 gene encoding uncharacterized protein LOC126719392, with product MKLRLQQDQQAQQEENRSKDNMKGEGDSHRRSIHQRPTTPNEQNSDLFREMKKEMDELRNAIKEKTDRSVDKMVRATDSPFIAAVLECPVPSKFRLPQLKSFNGLKDPQDHLNTFKTTLGLQQPPDEILCHSFPTTLKGAASEWFTKLPTLSVDNFEQLTNAFLRHFIGGQRPKRPADYLLTIRQGEKETLRSYVKRFTRETLEVDDADDKVQLTTFKAGLRSRDLVASLAENPLKIMAEMLLKAQKYMNAEDALAAIKDVEKPGEKVKKEDERRGQKRECPDRPNNDVNRRKDDQGPWTIRFTPLVIPVDKILMQIKDEHYLKWPRPLHSSPNVCDKNKYC from the coding sequence ATGAAGCTACGGCTTCAACAGGACCAACAAGCTCAACAGGAGGAGAACCGATCCAAGGATAACATGAAGGGAGAAGGGGATAGCCATAGGAGGAGTATTCATCAAAGACCAACTACTCCGAACGAGCAGAATTCAGATCTTTTTCGAGAAATGAAgaaggagatggacgaactGAGGAACGCCATTAAGGAGAAGACGGATCGAAGCGTAGACAAAATGGTAAGGGCCACAGATTCACCTTTCATCGCGGCGGTACTTGAATGCCCTGTACCGTCAAAGTTTCGCTTACCTCAACTTAAGTCGTTCAATGGACTCAAAGACCCTCAGGATCACCTTAATACCTTTAAGACAACGCTAGGTCTTCAACAGCCACCCGACGAGATACTGTGTCATTCCTTTcccaccactctcaaaggagctgcaagtGAATGGTTCACAAAGTTGCCGACTTTGTCCGTTGACAACTTCGAGCAGTTGACCAATGCCTTCTTGCGTCACTTCATAGGGGGGCAGCGTCCAAAGAGGCCGGCGGACTACTTACTCACCATtagacagggagagaaggaaactCTGAGATCGTACGTGAAACGATTTACTCGGGAGACTCTGGAGGTGGACGACGCTGATGACAAGGTACAGCTGACGACCTTTAAAGCGGGACTGAGATCCAGAGATCTCGTGGCTTCCCTTGCAGAGAATCCTCTAAAGATAATGGCAGAAATGCTCCTGAAagcacagaagtacatgaatgctgaagatgcTTTAGCAGCCATAAAGGATGTAGAAAAGCCAGGAGAAAAGGTGAAGAAAGAAGACGAGCGTAGGGGTCAAAAGAGGGAATGCCCAGATCGTCCGAACAATGATGTGAACAGAAGAAAAGATGATCAAGGTCCTTGGACGATAAGATTTACTCCTCTAGTTATacctgttgacaaaattttaatgcAAATTAAGGACGAGCACTATCTCAAATGGCCAAGACCATTACACTCATCCCCTAATGTTTGTGATAAAAACAAGTACTGCTGA